In Leptodesmis sichuanensis A121, the following are encoded in one genomic region:
- a CDS encoding DUF981 family protein produces the protein MPNLTDKPAPTQPIYPLSTIHPPLPMFIDYITLMLINMVAGLVLLAYFVYAGLDDPKPSRWVPGFGITGAIALATGLHMIFTWPVPGSFNIAFGETSVLFGILFVGASISLAQGWELFTLAIYAFFAGWTAIVVGLRLMNLGLTKQPLITGIGFILTGLGGVCAFPTLWPLQRNRTWRIVGTIVLLLAALIWAQTGYMAYWSHLEGFQNWAPGGGK, from the coding sequence GTGCCCAACCTGACAGACAAACCCGCTCCTACCCAGCCGATCTATCCACTATCCACCATTCACCCCCCACTTCCCATGTTCATCGACTACATCACCCTGATGCTGATCAATATGGTCGCAGGACTGGTTCTGCTGGCCTATTTTGTCTATGCCGGACTCGATGATCCCAAGCCGTCTCGCTGGGTGCCGGGTTTTGGCATCACAGGTGCGATCGCTCTCGCAACTGGACTGCACATGATCTTTACCTGGCCTGTTCCCGGTAGTTTCAATATCGCATTTGGCGAAACCAGTGTTTTGTTTGGGATTCTGTTTGTCGGCGCATCAATCAGCCTGGCGCAGGGCTGGGAATTATTTACCCTGGCAATTTATGCCTTCTTTGCAGGCTGGACGGCGATCGTTGTCGGTCTGCGTCTGATGAATTTGGGACTGACCAAACAACCCTTAATTACCGGAATCGGCTTTATCCTGACGGGATTGGGTGGCGTGTGCGCCTTTCCCACCCTCTGGCCACTGCAGCGTAACCGCACCTGGCGCATTGTAGGTACTATTGTACTCCTGTTAGCTGCTCTGATTTGGGCACAAACAGGATATATGGCCTATTGGAGCCATTTAGAAGGCTTCCAGAACTGGGCACCAGGAGGAGGAAAGTAG
- the mdh gene encoding malate dehydrogenase yields the protein MVLRPSEIICDTAQVAVVGAGNVGATLAQRLAEKDIADVVLLDVVEGRPQGVALDLMEARGVERHDRIIRGTNDYADLVGSDVVVITAGLPRKPGMSRDDLLLTNGKIILDVTQKVMTYAPNAILIVVTNPLDVMTYVAWKVSGLPTYQVMGMAGVLDSARFQTFIAMELGVSITDINATVLGSHGDLMVPLPRYSTVNGIPIDRFLSPEAIDRIVTRTRNGGAEIVELLRTGGAYYAPASAVCVMVESILYNQPRILPIAAHLQGQYQLDDIFIGVPCRLGCKGVESILELDLTEQELADLHTSANSVRQNTDRLRVLLGEMGLGF from the coding sequence ATGGTTTTACGTCCTTCTGAAATCATTTGTGATACTGCTCAAGTGGCAGTGGTTGGTGCGGGAAATGTCGGAGCTACCCTGGCTCAGCGTCTGGCAGAAAAAGATATCGCGGATGTTGTGCTGCTGGATGTGGTGGAGGGGCGACCTCAGGGAGTAGCTCTGGATTTGATGGAAGCGCGAGGAGTTGAACGGCACGATCGCATCATTAGAGGAACCAATGATTATGCCGATCTTGTGGGTTCAGATGTGGTGGTGATCACTGCCGGATTGCCTCGAAAACCAGGCATGAGCCGGGATGATTTGCTGCTCACTAATGGCAAAATCATTCTGGATGTGACCCAAAAGGTGATGACTTACGCGCCGAATGCCATCCTGATCGTGGTTACGAATCCCCTGGATGTGATGACCTATGTCGCCTGGAAAGTCAGTGGTCTGCCTACCTATCAGGTCATGGGGATGGCCGGAGTACTTGATTCTGCCCGATTCCAGACTTTTATTGCTATGGAGTTAGGCGTATCCATTACGGATATTAATGCCACAGTGCTGGGCAGCCACGGGGATTTGATGGTGCCCCTGCCCCGTTACTCTACAGTCAATGGCATTCCCATCGATCGCTTTTTGAGTCCGGAGGCGATCGACCGAATTGTTACCCGCACCCGCAATGGTGGAGCCGAAATTGTTGAGTTGTTGCGAACTGGAGGAGCTTACTACGCCCCAGCTTCTGCCGTGTGTGTGATGGTAGAGTCAATTCTCTACAACCAACCCCGCATTTTACCGATCGCCGCCCATCTGCAAGGACAATATCAACTGGATGATATTTTCATTGGTGTTCCCTGCCGCCTGGGATGCAAGGGGGTAGAAAGCATTCTGGAACTGGACTTAACCGAACAGGAACTGGCGGATCTGCACACCTCTGCCAACTCTGTCCGCCAAAATACCGATCGCCTGAGAGTCCTGCTTGGTGAAATGGGCTTAGGCTTTTAG
- the ndhO gene encoding NAD(P)H-quinone oxidoreductase subunit O has protein sequence MPIKRGDFVRAVKEKLEGSLEAQASDPRFPPYIFETKGEVVDLSGDYALVKFGITPTPNIWLKTDQLEAFQE, from the coding sequence ATGCCCATCAAACGCGGTGATTTTGTTCGAGCAGTGAAAGAGAAGCTAGAAGGAAGTCTGGAAGCGCAAGCCAGTGATCCTCGCTTTCCGCCTTACATTTTTGAAACCAAAGGGGAAGTGGTAGACCTGAGTGGAGATTATGCCCTGGTCAAATTTGGCATTACTCCCACTCCTAACATTTGGCTAAAGACAGATCAATTGGAAGCATTTCAAGAATAG
- a CDS encoding glycosyltransferase family 25 protein, giving the protein MRILDFFERAYVVNLPERRDRRQAIIQNLEKIEMPLTPGKLEIFPAIRPTEANGFPGIGARGCFMSHLQILKMAHNEGLSNVLIMEDDLLIKKQLQADQNRLIEQLRQTDWGFAYFGHNKNIPSTSLTAQFFPFSEEILTTHFYGVNGKIFDRLINFLEILQQRPPGHPEGGPMHLDGAYNTFRAQNPDVVALRSIPNLGIQRSSRSDIHNTAWFDTVPVVSQLVNLARVGRSAVKAW; this is encoded by the coding sequence ATGAGAATCCTGGACTTTTTTGAACGGGCCTATGTCGTTAACCTGCCAGAGCGCAGGGATCGGCGGCAGGCAATTATCCAAAACCTGGAAAAAATCGAAATGCCCCTTACTCCGGGCAAGCTGGAAATTTTTCCTGCCATTCGACCAACCGAAGCTAATGGATTTCCTGGTATTGGGGCACGAGGTTGTTTTATGAGCCATTTGCAGATTCTGAAGATGGCTCACAATGAAGGACTGTCAAACGTCCTGATCATGGAGGACGATCTGCTGATCAAAAAGCAGCTACAAGCTGATCAAAACAGGTTAATCGAGCAACTGCGACAGACAGATTGGGGATTTGCATATTTTGGCCACAACAAAAATATTCCATCCACTTCATTAACCGCGCAATTCTTTCCCTTTTCTGAAGAGATTCTCACAACTCACTTTTATGGAGTCAATGGAAAAATCTTCGATCGGCTGATTAATTTTCTCGAAATTTTGCAGCAGCGTCCTCCTGGTCATCCTGAAGGCGGCCCGATGCATCTTGATGGAGCGTACAACACTTTCCGTGCTCAAAATCCAGATGTAGTGGCTTTAAGAAGCATTCCCAATCTCGGAATTCAACGCAGTTCTCGCAGTGACATCCATAACACTGCCTGGTTTGACACTGTACCTGTGGTTAGCCAACTGGTGAATTTAGCCAGAGTGGGCCGATCGGCTGTAAAAGCCTGGTAA
- a CDS encoding DUF429 domain-containing protein has protein sequence MRFLGVDLGWVSGASGLCCLEWQGNQLELLDLQRLEATEDLLNWVDRWLPAGEPGGIAVDAPTLIPNARGMRSPDRLAHKYFGKYHAGCYPANLNSPFAQRTVAFGLSLEARGFDHAPTIVPRQPQRFQIEVFPHPAIVHLFNLERILKYKKGVIAERRSELSRLRQFIHERLPLHKPALDVSQGTISLPAIPQRGADVKAVEDQLDSIICAYVAAHWWYWGVERNQILGDRSEGYIVVPNPI, from the coding sequence ATGAGGTTTTTGGGCGTTGATTTAGGGTGGGTTTCAGGAGCCAGTGGGTTGTGCTGTTTAGAATGGCAGGGAAATCAGTTAGAGCTATTGGATTTACAACGGTTGGAGGCGACAGAAGACCTGCTGAATTGGGTCGATCGCTGGTTGCCAGCCGGGGAACCAGGAGGAATTGCCGTGGATGCGCCAACTCTGATTCCCAATGCAAGGGGGATGCGATCGCCTGATCGTCTGGCTCACAAATACTTTGGTAAATACCATGCAGGCTGTTATCCCGCCAACCTAAATTCTCCCTTTGCCCAGCGCACGGTGGCTTTTGGCCTGAGTCTGGAGGCGCGAGGATTTGATCACGCTCCCACGATCGTCCCCAGACAACCCCAACGCTTCCAGATTGAAGTCTTTCCCCATCCCGCGATCGTTCACCTGTTCAACCTGGAACGAATTCTGAAATATAAGAAGGGGGTAATAGCAGAGCGGCGATCGGAATTATCCCGCTTACGCCAATTCATTCACGAACGGCTGCCCCTGCATAAACCTGCTTTAGATGTCAGTCAAGGAACCATCTCCCTTCCCGCCATTCCCCAGCGAGGAGCCGATGTCAAAGCTGTCGAGGATCAGTTAGACAGCATTATCTGTGCCTACGTTGCGGCTCACTGGTGGTACTGGGGTGTAGAGCGCAATCAGATTCTGGGCGATCGATCAGAAGGATACATTGTTGTCCCAAATCCGATTTGA
- a CDS encoding DUF924 family protein, with product MAQIDEIICFWFTEPDGTTGKNRKVWFTKDPEFDAIVHDRFLVAYQQAAIGALDPWQESATGCLALILLLDQFPRNIFRGQPESFATDAKALAVAQRAIFQGFDQALPLIQRWFVYMPFMHSEDLAIQRQSVELFRQFTEDPETQSSYPYAIKHLEVIERFGRFPHRNAILGRENTPEETEFLKQPGSSF from the coding sequence ATGGCTCAGATTGATGAGATAATTTGCTTTTGGTTTACAGAACCGGATGGAACAACGGGTAAGAACCGTAAGGTCTGGTTCACGAAAGATCCTGAGTTTGATGCGATCGTGCACGATCGCTTCCTGGTCGCTTATCAACAGGCCGCAATCGGAGCCTTAGATCCCTGGCAGGAATCGGCAACTGGATGTCTGGCCCTGATCCTGCTGCTGGATCAGTTTCCCCGCAATATATTTCGTGGCCAGCCTGAATCCTTTGCCACAGATGCAAAAGCGCTGGCCGTGGCGCAACGGGCGATCTTCCAGGGATTCGACCAAGCCTTACCCCTAATTCAGCGCTGGTTTGTCTATATGCCGTTCATGCACAGCGAAGACCTGGCGATTCAGCGGCAATCCGTCGAGCTATTTCGACAATTTACAGAAGATCCGGAAACGCAGAGTTCCTACCCCTACGCCATCAAACACCTGGAAGTGATTGAGCGCTTCGGACGCTTTCCCCACCGGAATGCGATTTTGGGCCGAGAAAATACCCCAGAGGAAACGGAGTTCTTGAAGCAACCGGGATCCTCTTTTTGA
- the apcD gene encoding allophycocyanin subunit alpha-B produces MSVVSQVILQADDELRYPTHGELQTMKEFFSTGEQRTRIAETLSANEKKIVQEASKQLWRKRPDFIAPGGNAYGDKQRALCLRDYGWYLRLVTYGVLAGDKEPIESIGVIGAREMYNALGVPMPGMVEAIRCLKEASISLLSEEDANEAAPYFDFLIQGMS; encoded by the coding sequence ATGAGCGTAGTTAGCCAAGTCATTCTTCAAGCCGACGATGAGCTTCGCTATCCCACCCATGGCGAACTCCAAACTATGAAAGAGTTCTTTAGTACGGGCGAACAGCGGACTCGCATTGCCGAAACGCTGTCTGCAAATGAGAAAAAAATTGTTCAGGAAGCCAGCAAACAACTGTGGAGAAAGCGTCCTGATTTTATTGCTCCCGGTGGCAATGCCTATGGCGACAAGCAACGGGCCTTATGCCTGCGGGATTATGGCTGGTATTTGCGCCTGGTTACCTATGGAGTGTTAGCTGGCGACAAAGAGCCGATCGAATCCATCGGTGTGATTGGGGCCAGAGAAATGTATAACGCCCTGGGTGTTCCCATGCCGGGAATGGTGGAAGCGATTCGTTGCCTCAAGGAAGCCTCTATCAGCCTGCTGAGTGAGGAAGATGCCAATGAAGCCGCTCCCTACTTTGATTTCCTGATTCAGGGGATGTCCTGA
- a CDS encoding pentapeptide repeat-containing protein — protein MANAEHLARLLESGVEQWNRWRAENSRIQIDLSGADLSYANLSEADLSNANLDSAYLRKANLRGANLKRANLHVANLSRADVSYANLSHANLQVANLDHANLRGADLDSANLSWAGLIKANLLDTNLHAANLHGANFNQANLYRAVLIKANLEGADLRGTTLPDGTVHY, from the coding sequence TTGGCGAATGCGGAGCACTTAGCACGGTTGTTGGAATCAGGGGTGGAGCAGTGGAACCGCTGGCGGGCTGAGAATAGCCGCATCCAGATTGACTTGAGCGGTGCCGATCTCAGCTATGCCAATCTCTCAGAAGCCGACCTCTCGAACGCTAACCTGGATAGTGCTTACTTACGAAAGGCCAATTTGCGAGGAGCCAACCTGAAGCGGGCTAATCTACATGTCGCGAATCTGAGTCGAGCGGATGTCAGTTACGCCAATTTAAGCCATGCCAACTTGCAGGTCGCCAATTTGGACCATGCCAATCTGCGGGGAGCGGATCTCGATTCTGCCAATCTCAGTTGGGCTGGATTAATTAAAGCCAATTTGCTGGATACCAATTTGCACGCCGCTAATTTACATGGAGCCAATTTTAATCAAGCTAATCTCTATCGTGCAGTGTTAATTAAAGCCAATTTAGAAGGAGCTGATTTGCGCGGAACAACCCTTCCAGACGGCACGGTGCACTACTGA
- a CDS encoding phosphatidylglycerol lysyltransferase domain-containing protein gives MGILDRLKPKRPRKTQTSPAQLSRRIRIGLWAAAFLTGLIGMVNLLSAVTPSLPERRDWLELFVPFEVRASGRVFTAIAGFLLLVLAANLLRRKRVAWILTVGLLIISIIGHLIKGFDYEESILAGVLLIQLLIMRPVFTAQSDRPSIAQGIRVLIGAVLFTLAYGTAGFYILDGRFKVDDKLVNFSLRESILQTLAMFFTEDNAGLEPVGRFAEFFANSIYIVGAVALSFSLLLLLRPVLLRGSPATIAERQRAREIIDQYGQSSLARLSLLSDKVYYFSPSGKSVVAYVAKGRAAIALGDPIGPLEDRAEAIIGFQHFCDRNDWFPTFYEAVPDQLSLYESLGYRYVQIGEEAIIDLKTFNLKGKANQNLRTAINRLTKTGHSFKVFEPPISDDLIAQLKPVSDEWLQAKNGSEKQFSIGWFHREYLQGCHIAVVYDAHGTIVAFSSLLSGYNKKEVTVDLMRHRKTVENGTMEYLFASMMQHFQKLEYDSFNLSLSPLAGVGSSPDAQRVEKGLNYFFENLNKFYNFKGLHQFKEKFQPRWEPRYLVFQSRATLPDIAVGLVRADSGDRLLDYLKPGT, from the coding sequence ATGGGAATTTTAGATAGGTTGAAACCTAAAAGACCCAGAAAAACACAGACCTCTCCTGCTCAACTGTCTCGGAGAATTCGGATTGGGCTATGGGCCGCCGCTTTCTTAACAGGTTTAATTGGCATGGTGAACCTGCTGTCAGCGGTTACTCCCAGTTTGCCAGAGCGGCGAGACTGGTTGGAGTTATTCGTACCTTTTGAGGTACGGGCCAGTGGTCGAGTCTTTACCGCGATCGCCGGATTCCTGTTGCTGGTGCTGGCCGCAAATCTACTACGCCGCAAACGAGTGGCCTGGATCCTCACGGTCGGACTCCTGATCATTTCAATTATTGGCCATCTCATTAAGGGCTTTGATTACGAAGAATCCATCCTGGCGGGAGTCCTGCTGATTCAACTCCTGATTATGCGGCCCGTATTTACGGCCCAATCCGATCGCCCCTCGATCGCTCAAGGGATTCGGGTGTTGATTGGAGCTGTGTTATTTACCCTGGCCTACGGGACGGCAGGGTTTTACATTCTGGACGGGCGGTTTAAGGTTGATGACAAACTGGTGAATTTTAGCCTGAGAGAGTCTATCCTGCAAACCCTGGCTATGTTTTTTACAGAGGACAATGCCGGGTTGGAGCCAGTGGGCCGCTTTGCTGAGTTCTTTGCCAATTCAATCTACATTGTGGGAGCGGTTGCCTTAAGTTTTTCGTTGCTCTTATTGTTACGTCCAGTGCTGTTACGGGGCAGTCCAGCCACGATCGCCGAACGTCAGCGGGCCAGAGAAATTATTGATCAGTACGGCCAGTCCTCGTTGGCACGATTATCTTTACTCAGCGATAAAGTCTATTACTTTAGTCCTTCCGGGAAAAGTGTCGTGGCTTATGTGGCCAAAGGACGGGCCGCGATCGCTCTGGGAGATCCAATCGGCCCCCTTGAGGATCGGGCGGAAGCCATTATCGGATTTCAGCACTTTTGCGATCGTAATGACTGGTTCCCTACCTTTTATGAAGCGGTTCCTGACCAGCTATCCCTTTACGAATCCCTGGGCTACCGCTACGTGCAGATCGGAGAAGAAGCGATCATCGACCTGAAAACATTCAACTTAAAAGGCAAAGCCAATCAAAACCTGAGAACCGCAATTAACCGTTTAACCAAAACGGGACATAGTTTCAAAGTCTTTGAACCGCCCATTAGTGATGACTTGATTGCTCAACTGAAACCTGTGAGCGACGAATGGTTGCAGGCCAAAAATGGGTCTGAAAAACAGTTTTCGATTGGTTGGTTCCACAGAGAATACTTGCAGGGATGTCATATCGCAGTGGTGTATGACGCTCACGGCACGATCGTCGCCTTTTCCAGCCTGCTCTCTGGCTACAACAAAAAAGAAGTCACGGTTGACTTAATGCGCCATCGCAAAACCGTAGAAAACGGCACAATGGAGTATTTGTTTGCCTCCATGATGCAGCACTTTCAAAAATTAGAATATGACAGCTTTAATCTCAGCCTTTCTCCATTAGCGGGAGTTGGTTCTAGCCCTGATGCTCAGCGAGTTGAAAAAGGCTTGAATTACTTCTTTGAAAATCTCAATAAGTTCTACAACTTCAAAGGATTACATCAATTCAAAGAAAAATTTCAGCCCCGCTGGGAACCCCGCTACCTCGTATTCCAAAGCCGCGCCACACTGCCAGACATCGCCGTGGGACTGGTACGAGCTGACTCCGGCGATCGACTCTTGGACTACTTGAAACCAGGAACTTGA
- a CDS encoding alpha/beta hydrolase: MKGIRKQLLMASAATLAVLSAGGYWYVFIAGAPQLDSLPAEANTGLDFRVETFTSRAMGTERSYGIVLPPGYAQNPARHYPVIVLLHGGHGGARDFQDKAGLTSVLHDLYKSDRLPPSIVVTPDGNDSRGSSPFWDPDYYDGPNGKVSTLIGSELVQVIKSRYRTLHEPQFWAIGGNSSGGWGAFNIGLRYPQQFRILFSHTGYFVDNSGPENSPLLFVHTIPNKQRSQLRAYLDAGDEDAKYLQATKKFHQTLSQLGVANDFRIYPGGHGIVGQNVGWNYWHKHLFDSLSYVGTQFKVSLQQSPTDRRSPDQKSPKPMQQQHKPSHQG; this comes from the coding sequence ATGAAGGGAATCCGTAAACAACTACTGATGGCATCGGCGGCCACCCTGGCGGTTTTATCGGCGGGAGGATACTGGTATGTGTTCATTGCTGGAGCCCCCCAACTCGATTCTCTACCAGCAGAGGCCAACACCGGGCTTGATTTCCGGGTGGAAACCTTTACCAGTCGGGCAATGGGGACAGAACGCAGCTATGGTATTGTATTGCCTCCTGGCTATGCTCAGAATCCCGCCAGACATTACCCGGTGATCGTGTTGCTGCATGGGGGCCATGGCGGTGCCCGCGATTTTCAGGATAAAGCCGGATTAACCTCCGTCCTGCACGATTTGTATAAGAGCGATCGCCTGCCCCCTTCCATTGTAGTGACCCCCGATGGTAACGATAGTCGAGGCAGCAGTCCCTTTTGGGATCCAGATTATTACGATGGCCCCAATGGGAAGGTGAGCACCCTGATTGGTTCGGAACTGGTGCAGGTGATTAAATCCCGCTATCGCACCTTGCATGAACCGCAGTTCTGGGCGATTGGCGGCAATTCCTCCGGCGGTTGGGGAGCGTTCAATATTGGGCTACGCTATCCCCAGCAATTTCGTATCCTCTTCAGTCATACGGGCTATTTTGTGGACAACAGTGGCCCTGAGAATAGCCCGCTGCTGTTTGTTCATACAATTCCGAACAAGCAACGCAGCCAATTGCGAGCTTACCTGGATGCAGGGGATGAAGATGCTAAATATTTACAGGCCACAAAAAAATTCCATCAAACCCTTAGCCAGCTTGGTGTTGCCAATGACTTTCGCATCTATCCAGGAGGACATGGCATTGTCGGCCAGAATGTGGGATGGAATTACTGGCACAAACACCTGTTCGACTCTTTAAGCTATGTCGGGACACAATTTAAGGTGTCTCTGCAGCAGTCCCCCACCGATCGCCGTTCACCTGACCAGAAGTCCCCCAAACCGATGCAACAACAACACAAACCGTCACATCAGGGGTAG
- the rlmD gene encoding 23S rRNA (uracil(1939)-C(5))-methyltransferase RlmD, with translation MTFVDQPTLEDRTPWQQGELITLEISDLSDSGDGVGRYDQRVVFVPNTVPDDRAIVRLVRVKPTYGFGKLQELLEPSPHRIRPRCIVADKCGGCQWQQVSYEYQLEVKRNLVVQALERIGKFPNPPVDPVLASPSSLGYRNKATYPVVRSQTGQVQAGYYQKGSHQLINLNQCPIQDERLNPLLAQVKQDIQQRGWGIYDEAHHRGKVRHLSLRIGRRTGEMLLTLVVKERNLVGIEAQAQTWLERYPGLVGVCLNMNSDRTNAIFGPETLCIAGQPLLHETFAGLTFQIRPDTFFQVNTEAAEALLQVVMEELQLQGQEVLVDAYCGIGTLTLPLAQQVKQAIGLEVQPEAVEQAQLNAALNQIENVSFQVGAVEQALPALDIKPDVMILDPPRKGCDSAVLQALLEMQVDRLVYMSCNPATLARDLKILCESGQYHLHRVQPADFFPQTSHVECVAFLSLIQ, from the coding sequence ATGACCTTTGTAGACCAACCCACCCTTGAAGACCGCACTCCCTGGCAACAGGGCGAACTGATCACCCTGGAAATTTCCGACTTGAGCGACAGTGGCGATGGGGTGGGCCGCTATGACCAGCGAGTTGTCTTTGTCCCCAATACGGTTCCGGACGATCGTGCGATCGTCCGTCTAGTGCGGGTGAAGCCAACCTATGGCTTTGGCAAATTGCAGGAACTACTGGAGCCATCTCCCCATCGGATTCGGCCTCGCTGCATTGTGGCGGATAAATGCGGTGGCTGTCAGTGGCAACAGGTAAGCTATGAGTATCAACTGGAGGTCAAGCGCAATCTGGTGGTTCAGGCTCTGGAGCGGATTGGCAAGTTTCCTAATCCTCCGGTCGATCCCGTGCTGGCTTCTCCTTCATCCCTGGGCTATCGCAATAAGGCGACCTATCCTGTGGTGCGATCGCAAACCGGACAGGTGCAGGCGGGCTATTACCAGAAAGGCAGCCACCAACTGATTAATTTAAACCAGTGTCCAATTCAGGATGAACGATTGAATCCGCTGCTGGCCCAAGTCAAGCAAGACATTCAGCAACGGGGCTGGGGCATTTACGACGAAGCCCACCACCGGGGCAAAGTACGCCATTTGAGCTTGCGAATTGGTCGCCGTACGGGAGAAATGCTGCTGACGCTGGTGGTCAAGGAGCGAAATCTGGTTGGCATTGAGGCACAGGCGCAAACCTGGCTGGAGCGCTATCCAGGATTGGTTGGAGTTTGTCTGAATATGAACAGCGATCGTACCAATGCCATCTTCGGCCCTGAAACTCTCTGTATTGCCGGACAACCCTTGTTACACGAAACCTTTGCCGGACTCACATTTCAAATTCGGCCTGACACCTTTTTCCAGGTGAATACAGAAGCCGCCGAAGCGCTACTCCAGGTGGTCATGGAAGAACTGCAGTTGCAAGGCCAGGAAGTACTGGTGGATGCTTATTGCGGCATTGGTACTCTGACGCTGCCCTTAGCCCAACAGGTGAAGCAGGCGATCGGCCTGGAAGTGCAGCCAGAAGCGGTAGAACAGGCTCAACTAAATGCAGCCTTAAACCAGATTGAAAATGTCAGTTTCCAGGTGGGGGCCGTCGAGCAAGCCTTACCAGCACTGGATATAAAACCGGATGTGATGATTCTGGATCCACCCCGCAAAGGCTGTGATTCTGCTGTGCTGCAAGCCTTACTGGAGATGCAGGTCGATCGCCTGGTTTACATGAGCTGCAATCCCGCCACCCTCGCCCGCGATTTGAAAATTCTGTGTGAATCCGGCCAATACCATCTGCACCGTGTACAACCTGCCGACTTCTTCCCCCAAACCTCCCACGTCGAGTGTGTAGCGTTTCTTAGTTTGATACAGTAA
- the lpxD gene encoding UDP-3-O-(3-hydroxymyristoyl)glucosamine N-acyltransferase translates to MKFSEVLQQLGVSSAHTSLNDRPDLDPEVAGVNSIDVAQADQLSFVEGAKFAAQVQTTAAKALILPKGKVLQQAALERGIAWVEAADPKLMFAQTLAMFYQPFQPAPEIHPTAIIHPTARIGDAVYIGPHVVIQAEATIGNQVCIHPNVVIYPDVQIGDRTVLHANCTIHERTQIGADCVIHSGAVIGAEGFGFVPTVEGWYKMQQSGYVVLEDGVEVGCNSTVDRPAVGNTRIGRQTKLDNLVHIGHGCQIGFGCAFAAQVGLAGGVEVGNRAILAGQVGVANNARIGDGAIASSKTGVHGTVEPGQVVSGYPCVDHKIYLKSSAIYSRLPEMYQTLKQLQKRIEELENGHH, encoded by the coding sequence ATGAAATTTAGCGAAGTTCTCCAACAGCTTGGTGTTTCCTCTGCCCATACCAGTCTCAACGATCGTCCTGACCTGGATCCAGAGGTGGCCGGGGTAAATTCGATTGATGTAGCTCAGGCTGACCAATTGAGTTTTGTTGAGGGTGCAAAGTTTGCGGCTCAAGTGCAAACCACAGCAGCGAAAGCCTTGATTCTGCCCAAAGGGAAGGTATTGCAGCAGGCGGCTCTGGAACGGGGCATTGCCTGGGTGGAAGCAGCAGACCCCAAGTTAATGTTTGCTCAGACGCTGGCGATGTTCTACCAACCCTTCCAGCCTGCTCCAGAAATTCATCCCACGGCCATCATTCATCCCACGGCAAGGATTGGGGATGCGGTCTACATTGGCCCCCATGTCGTGATCCAGGCCGAAGCGACCATTGGCAATCAGGTTTGCATCCATCCCAACGTTGTGATTTACCCGGATGTCCAGATTGGCGATCGCACCGTCCTCCATGCCAACTGCACCATCCATGAACGAACTCAGATCGGGGCAGATTGTGTCATCCATTCTGGTGCCGTGATTGGAGCCGAAGGATTTGGCTTTGTCCCAACGGTGGAGGGCTGGTACAAAATGCAGCAATCTGGCTATGTGGTGCTGGAGGATGGCGTGGAAGTTGGTTGCAATTCAACCGTCGATCGTCCGGCGGTCGGCAATACCCGGATTGGCCGCCAAACTAAACTGGATAACCTGGTGCATATTGGACATGGCTGTCAGATCGGTTTTGGCTGTGCCTTTGCTGCCCAAGTGGGACTGGCTGGCGGCGTGGAAGTCGGCAATCGGGCAATTCTGGCCGGACAGGTGGGCGTAGCAAACAATGCCAGAATTGGGGATGGAGCGATCGCCTCTTCCAAAACCGGCGTTCATGGCACTGTGGAACCGGGACAGGTGGTGTCCGGTTATCCCTGTGTGGATCACAAGATTTATCTCAAGTCCTCCGCTATCTACAGCCGCCTGCCAGAGATGTACCAGACCCTGAAGCAACTCCAGAAGCGCATCGAAGAGTTAGAAAACGGGCATCACTAG